A window of the Henckelia pumila isolate YLH828 chromosome 3, ASM3356847v2, whole genome shotgun sequence genome harbors these coding sequences:
- the LOC140891773 gene encoding uncharacterized protein — MDTEQEELQFLGFFGILRESYNIVNSWRKIFSQVMLALILPLSFIYLAQIQIIQLLIAKISTNEETLERTPEGSRSYDSISSLISSEWTEIILFKIGYLLFFLILALLSTSAVVYTIACIYTGKDLTFGKVMSVVPKVWKRLMVTFLCNFAIVFAYNVVAVVIAVLVIIILQPGASVGGVLLFFYLIVYSIGLFYINMIWQLASVVSVLEESYGLNAMAKSRSLIKGKMGVCVAIFFVLGLCLVGVEAVFKILVVLAYEKGVGYRVGLGIGCLSLMSILMLFALVAQTIIYFVCKSYHHENIDKSALANHLEEYLGEYVPLRSKDVQMEHFEV; from the coding sequence ATGGACACAGAACAAGAAGAACTCCAGTTTCTTGGATTCTTCGGCATACTTCGCGAATCATACAACATAGTTAACTCATGGAGGAAGATTTTCAGCCAAGTCATGCTAGCTTTGATTCTCCCTCTTTCTTTCATCTACTTAGCTCAAATCCAGATCATCCAACTCCTTATAGCCAAGATCTCAACCAACGAGGAGACCCTCGAGAGAACTCCGGAGGGCTCTCGTTCCTACGACAGTATCTCCAGCCTCATCTCCTCCGAATGGACTGAGATTATCTTGTTCAAGATTGGGTATTTGCTCTTTTTCTTGATTCTTGCGCTTCTCTCTACATCTGCGGTGGTTTACACCATCGCATGTATCTACACCGGCAAAGACCTCACCTTTGGGAAAGTGATGAGTGTTGTTCCCAAGGTTTGGAAGAGGCTGATGGTGACTTTCTTGTGCAATTTCGCCATTGTCTTTGCGTATAATGTTGTAGCTGTAGTTATAGCGGTCCTTGTAATCATTATTCTGCAACCTGGTGCAAGTGTTGGGGGAGTATTACTCTTCTTTTACTTGATCGTATATTCTATTGGGTTGTTTTATATTAACATGATATGGCAGCTAGCGAGTGTGGTCTCTGTTTTGGAAGAAAGTTATGGCCTAAATGCGATGGCAAAAAGCCGATCTTTGATCAAGGGGAAAATGGGTGTTTGTGTGGCGATTTTCTTTGTGTTAGGCCTGTGCCTTGTTGGAGTTGAGGCAGTATTCAAGATTCTTGTGGTGCTGGCTTACGAAAAAGGGGTTGGTTATAGAGTTGGATTGGGGATTGGTTGTTTGAGCTTGATGTCGATTCTGATGCTGTTTGCTCTCGTTGCGCAGACGATTATATACTTTGTTTGTAAATCGTATCATCACGAGAACATCGATAAGTCGGCCTTGGCGAATCATCTTGAGGAGTATCTCGGGGAGTATGTTCCTTTGAGATCCAAGGATGTACAGATGGAGCACTTTGAAGTTTGA
- the LOC140886799 gene encoding uncharacterized protein, which translates to MPIEMPKGLPFSVDTWTPASKRKRHHFLTHAHKDHAQGISAHASFPIYSTLFTTTLIRRYYPKVDESIFIGIEIGQSLVVEDPDGDFTVTTFDANHCPGGVMFLFEGNFGNILHTGDCRLTPECLQNLPEKYIGKKGKEPRCPLDYIFLDCTFGQFRSKMPSRHAAIQQVINCIWKHPNARTVYLTCDLLGQEEILSQVSQTFSGKVYVDKIKNSECLKALELTVPEILSQDPSSRFQLFDGFHRLYERAEEKISEARSNFQHEPLIIRPSAQWYACNEGVSDTEMRKKLRFDQAVRDLYGVWHVCYTIHSSRDELEWALELLAPKWVVSTTPSCKAMELDYVKKRCQRAFDDSLWKLLDFGTVASLDPCEAGKSNSCSNLMERIPNRCAEEAESEPVVISTHQRKRLSMSPPSKRPMLTLFGRARLGLEYSILQHELNEIVSVGSYSLERASTEAEERSSQKDKVIKVKLQKSVESNRMADDELGCISSIGIEGTDRMKFEERLESERISDSAHSKFTYASKEFDMQKRVAISSIGFSRSYDENLRRFYRSVNVPIPQPLPSLVKLMDANKKMKKKM; encoded by the exons ATGCCGATAGAGATGCCCAAAGGGCTGCCGTTTTCGGTGGACACATGGACTCCGGCTTCGAAGAGGAAGAGGCACCATTTTCTCACCCACGCCCACAAAGACCACGCGCAGGGGATCTCCGCCCACGCTTCCTTTCCCATCTACTCCACCCTTTTCACCACAACTCTCATCCGCCGATACTATCCCAAG GTCGATGAATCGATTTTCATTGGTATTGAAATTGGGCAATCTTTGGTTGTGGAGGATCCCGATGGTGATTTCACCGTCACTACTTTTGATGCCAATCACTGTCCAG GAGGTGTGATGTTTCTGTTTGAAGGAAATTTTGGTAACATTTTGCACACTGGAGATTGCAGATTAACCCCAGAGTGCTTGCAAAACTTACCGGAGAAGTATATTGGAAAGAAGGGAAAAGAACCACGGTGTCCCCTTGATTACATCTTTTTAGATTGCACATTTGGTCAATTTCGTTCAAAAATGCCTAGCCGACATGCGGCTATTCAGCAG GTCATTAATTGTATTTGGAAACACCCAAATGCTCGCACAGTTTATTTGACATGTGATCTTCTTGGTCAAGAAGAGATACTTTCACAAGTATCACAAACTTTCAGTGGCAAAGTATATGtcgataaaataaaaaattcagagTGTTTGAAAGCTCTGGAACTTACAGTTCCTGAGATCCTATCTCAAGATCCATCTTCCCGTTTCCAGCTATTTGATGGATTTCACAGACTTTATGAAAGAGCCGAAGAAAAGATTTCTGAAGCACGAAGCAATTTTCAGCATGAACCTCTAATTATACGCCCTTCTGCTCAGTGGTATGCTTGTAATGAAGGCGTTTCAGATACTGAGATGCGTaaaaaattaagatttgatCAAGCTGTCAGAGATTTGTATGGTGTTTGGCATGTCTGCTACACAATTCACTCATCCAGAGATGAACTTGAGTGGGCCTTGGAACTTCTTGCACCTAAATGGGTGGTGTCAACAACTCCTAGTTGCAAGGCTATGGAGCTGGATTATGTCAAGAAGCGCTGTCAACGAGCTTTTGATGATTCTCTGTGGAAACTTTTGGACTTTGGTACAGTAGCATCACTAGATCCATGTGAAGCAGGAAAAAGTAATAGCTGCTCAAATTTGATGGAAAGGATTCCCAATAGATGTGCAGAAGAAGCTGAATCTGAGCCAGTTGTAATATCTACACACCAAAGAAAACGATTGAGCATGTCTCCTCCAAGCAAAAGACCCATGTTAACATTGTTTGGAAGAGCAAGGCTTGGTCTCGAATATTCTATTCTGCAACATGAACTGAATGAGATTGTATCTGTGGGTAGTTATTCTTTGGAGAGAGCTTCAACAGAAGCAGAAGAGAGGTCATCTCAAAAGGACAAAGTTATCAAAGTCAAGCTTCAAAAGTCAGTGGAGTCGAACAGAATGGCTGATGATGAACTTGGTTGTATTTCATCCATTGGAATTGAGGGAACTGATAGAATGAAGTTTGAAGAGCGGCTGGAATCAGAGAGAATTTCTGATTCTGCACATAGTAAATTTACTTATGCATCCAAAGAATTTGATATGCAAAAACGCGTTGCTATTTCATCCATTGGCTTTTCAAGAAGCTATGATGAAAACTTGAGAAGGTTTTATAGATCTGTGAACGTGCCAATACCTCAACCTCTTCCATCCCTTGTGAAGCTTATGGATGCCAAcaaaaaaatgaagaagaaaatgTAA
- the LOC140886801 gene encoding NAD(P)H-quinone oxidoreductase subunit O, chloroplastic, giving the protein MACTAALSQSSFATISTFFINPRKIPCRLPHLIKAVKSSEPPQNEKIAETSPSNDQSSIKAAPKSKKPVYSMNKGQIVRVDKEKYLNSVNYLSVGHPPYYKGLDYIYEDRGEVLDLRNFETGEYALIAWVGIPTAPAWLPTDMLIKSDKLDYERM; this is encoded by the exons ATGGCATGCACCGCAGCTCTCTCTCAAAGCTCCTTCGCCACGATATCAACATTCTTTATAAATCCAAGAAAAATCCCATGTCGATTACCACACCTAATCAAAGCCGTAAAATCCTCAGAGCCACCACAGAATGAGAAGATAGCGGAAACATCTCCATCCAATGATCAATCCTCAATCAAAGCAGCTCCCAAGTCCAAGAAACCTGTTTACTCCA TGAATAAAGGGCAGATTGTGAGAGTGGACAAAGAGAAGTATCTCAATAGTGTAAAT TATTTATCTGTGGGGCACCCACCTTATTACAAAGGACTGGACTATATATATGAAGACAGGGGTGAG GTGCTGGACCTGCGCAATTTTGAAACTGGTGAATATGCACTT ATTGCATGGGTTGGAATACCAACTGCACCTGCTTGGCTCCCAACAGACATGCTTATTAAG TCAGATAAACTAGATTATGAAAGAATGTGA
- the LOC140890120 gene encoding uncharacterized protein translates to MAGLNRVNAQIEQLVAAAVERAMAARAGANPPPPPPDQNGQLEEIKKLKEEMELLKKKQFGYLATPVRNIPFSAEILESELPKNFKFPHVGEYDGKGDLEEHLSHFENAALLHKYSDPIKCRVFLNTLIGPAQQWFNLLRPGDIKDFKDFSKAFLHHFASSKKHPTTTLSLFAIKQQGQEDLRVYIRRFSALALEVPTATTDLLISTFTQGLTTGDFLKSLIKKPSSTYDELLARAEKYVNLEEIQVFRLNSGMDRPPSPKSTRIPNISRKMGPSPRPEILGQFTSFTPLRMDKTQAMRICEEKRLLQRPPWSEQGPRRPKSDKYCDFHNEYGHNTNDCRQLEQEIERIIQQEPGMKDRLARQKGGYPSNKRSHEGPDHYASRPRPGPPQGNFQRPNQNQPGNNQGPPPPTKGVINMISGGPTDGDSNRARKTNSRKLSNIEIADQVVRTGPTLSFGPGDLKGLSDTTHNDALFIRALVANYDVARIFVDFGSSINVLFQETINQMDLGEYKVEPVVTSLFGFTGHAIRPTVLINLPLTLGKDRTSKTRIVSFIIVDAPSAYNVILGRPAMTTFMAVASALYQKIKFPVGNEVGEVQGDQKISRKCYVEEVRIEQKAVKINHDDRLGSLGREQVNLLEEYTPLTAEEECEEFLICPPTGSVKVARTLEASLKEQLIQCLMENKYAFAWSVSDLLGVRREVMEHRLNVIRDYLPIIQKKRHFGPEKDVVIQGQVEELLKAGHIQEVYFPTWLSNIVLVPKSSGKWRMCVDFRDLNKACSKDFHPLPRIDQLVDSTSGHELLCFLDAYQGYHQIPLAKEDQNKVSFVTSTGTYCYVVMPFGLKNAGATYQRLMDKVFKQQIDKNIEVYVDDILVKTRTAKQIITDLTQTFQTLRDYRLKLNPSKCTFGVQTGKFLGYMVTRRGIEANPEKNQAIISMESPKNIQEVQRLSGRIAALARFISRSGDKSFIFFKELRKTKNFEWDEQSEKPFQELKTYLKKLPVLNKPVQGEELFVYLAVTPRDASSILVRKDGVNHLPVYFVSHALKGAELNYMTQENLALALVTTTRKLRPYFLSHPITVLTNSALGKIAANPDASGRLIKWITELSEYDIKFEPRTAIKAQALADFLAETVQLEQEDQWKIFVDGSSCQTGSGIGIVILSPWDEETNISIRSDFRDLIMKKNIKHSCSD, encoded by the coding sequence ATGGCTGGATTGAATAGAGTAAACGCACAAATAGAACAACTAGTTGCTGCCGCTGTTGAAAGGGCTATGGCTGCAAGGGCGGGAGCTAATCCCCCTCCCCCACCACCAGATCAGAACGGGCAATTGGAGGAGatcaagaaattgaaagaagagATGGAGCTCTTGAAGAAGAAGCAGTTCGGATATCTAGCCACGCCAGTCCGGAATATTCCCTTTTCCGCCGAGATACTGGAGTCTGAACTCCCTAAAAACTTTAAGTTCCCTCACGTTGGGGAATATGATGGAAAAGGGGATCTGGAAGAGCACCTATCTCATTTCGAGAATGCTGCATTGTTGCACAAATATTCCGACCCTATCAAGTGTCGGGTCTTCCTCAATACTTTGATAGGACCAGCTCAACAATGGTTCAACCTATTACGCCCAGGGGATATCAAGGATTTCAAGGATTTCAGCAAGGCTTTCCTACACCATTTTGCTAGTAGTAAAAAGCATCCCACCACTACTCTCAGCCTTTTCGCTATCAAACAGCAAGGTCAAGAAGATTTGCGAGTATATATTCGTCGATTTAGTGCTCTGGCCCTTGAAGTACCTACTGCTACTACTGATCTGCTCATCAGCACCTTCACCCAAGGACTTACTACAGGGGATTTTCTTAAATCCTTGATCAAAAAACCGTCGTCTACATACGATGAACTGCTTGCTCGGGCCGAAAAATATGTGAATTTAGAGGAGATACAAGTTTTTCGGTTAAATAGTGGGATGGACAGACCACCCAGCCCGAAGAGCACCAGGATCCCTAACATATCACGGAAGATGGGGCCATCTCCCCGACCCGAAATCCTAGGGCAATTCACATCCTTCACCCCTTTAAGGATGGATAAAACTCAGGCCATGCGAATATGTGAAGAAAAGAGACTTCTACAGAGACCTCCATGGAGTGAGCAGGGGCCCCGCAGACCAAAATCTGATAAGTATTGTGACTTTCACAATGAGTATGGGCACAATACTAATGATTGTCGTCAGCTGGAGCAAGAGATTGAGAGAATAATTCAACAGGAGCCAGGGATGAAGGATAGGTTGGCACGACAAAAAGGAGGATACCCCTCGAATAAGAGGAGTCACGAAGGCCCCGATCATTATGCATCAAGACCCCGACCTGGGCCGCCACAGGGAAATTTCCAGCGCCCGAATCAAAATCAACCTGGGAATAACCAAGGACCACCCCCTCCCACAAAAGGAGTCATCAACATGATATCTGGGGGACCGACTGATGGAGATTCAAATAGGGCAAGGAAGACAAACAGTCGAAAATTGAGCAACATAGAGATAGCCGACCAGGTGGTTAGGACAGGCCCGACCCTTTCCTTTGGCCCGGGTGATCTTAAAGGCTTGTCAGATACTACTCATAATGACGCACTGTTTATTCGAGCTCTAGTTGCCAATTACGATGTGGCCCGGATTTTTGTGGATTTCGGGAGCTCGATCAATGTACTATTCCAAGAGACAATAAATCAGATGGATTTGGGAGAATATAAAGTAGAACCAGTGGTGACGTCCTTGTTCGGGTTCACAGGTCATGCCATCCGACCTACTGTATTGATCAATTTGCCACTCACTTTGGGCAAGGACCGTACTAGTAAAACACGGATTGTCAGCTTTATTATCGTGGATGCACCATCAGCATACAACGTTATCTTGGGAAGACCAGCCATGACTACATTCATGGCCGTGGCTTCAGCACTATATCAAAAGATCAAATTTCCTGTGGGTAATGAAGTGGGCGAGGTTCAAGGAGATCAGAAGATTTCTCGAAAGTGCTACGTAGAAGAGGTACGGATAGAACAAAAAGCAGTCAAAATTAATCATGATGATCGACTCGGGTCTTTAGGTCGGGAACAAGTAAATTTGTTGGAAGAATATACCCCTCTTACTGCCGAAGAAGAGTGCGAAGAATTTTTGATTTGCCCTCCGACCGGGTCGGTCAAGGTGGCTCGGACACTAGAAGCCTCTCTTAAAGAGCAATTAATACAATGTCTGATGGAGAACAAATACGCCTTCGCATGGTCCGTATCTGATCTCTTGGGAGTACGGAGAGAAGTAATGGAGCATAGGCTAAATGTTATACGGGACTATCTCCCCATTATTCAAAAGAAAAGACACTTCGGGCCTGAAAAAGATGTTGTGATTCAAGGACAAGTTGAGGAACTTTTGAAAGCCGGACACATTCAAGAAGTATATTTTCCGACCTGGTTATCAAATATAGTACTGGTACCCAAGTCTTCGGGCAAGTGGCGAATGTGCGTGGATTTTCGTGATCTGAACAAAGCATGTTCAAAGGATTTTCATCCCTTGCCCCGAATAGACCAGCTGGTAGATTCTACATCCGGGCACGAGTTGTTGTGCTTCCTGGACGCCTATCAGGGGTATCATCAAATCCCCTTAGCCAAGGAAGATCAAAATAAAGTGAGTTTTGTCACTTCCACAGGGACTTATTGCTACGTAGTTATGCCCTTTGGGCTCAAGAATGCTGGGGCCACTTATCAAAGATTAATGGACAAAGTGTTCAAACAACAGATAGACAAAAATATTGAAGTGTACGTGGATGACATTCTGGTCAAGACCCGaacagctaaacaaatcattACCGACCTGACTCAAACATTCCAGACATTGCGTGATTATCGACTAAAGTTAAATCCGAGCAAGTGTACATTTGGTGTTCAAACCGGGAAATTTCTGGGGTACATGGTCACCAGGAGAGGAATTGAAGCTAACCCGGAAAAAAATCAGGCCATTATCTCTATGGAGTCACCCAAGAACATTCAGGAAGTCCAACGGCTGTCAGGAAGGATTGCCGCACTGGCGCGGTTCATCTCAAGATCGGGGGACAAAAGCTTTATTTTCTTCAAAGAACTTAGAAAAACTAAAAACTTTGAGTGGGATGAACAAAGCGAAAAACCTTTTCAAGAGTTGAAAACATATCTAAAAAAGCTACCCGTGTTGAACAAACCAGTACAGGGAGAAGAGCTCTTTGTGTATCTAGCTGTCACACCCCGAGATGCTAGCTCGATCCTAGTCAGGAAGGATGGGGTGAATCATCTACCTGTCTATTTTGTCAGTCATGCCTTGAAAGGAGCAGAGCTTAACTACATGACACAAGAAAATTTAGCTCTGGCCCTCGTCACTACAACCAGAAAGCTAAGGCCCTATTTCCTCTCTCATCCAATCACTGTTCTTACCAACAGCGCCTTGGGAAAAATTGCGGCCAACCCAGATGCATCGGGAAGATTGATCAAGTGGATTACAGAGTTAAGTGAGTATGACATAAAGTTTGAGCCCCGAACTGCTATCAAAGCTCAAGCCCTAGCTGATTTCTTAGCAGAGACTGTCCAGTTAGAACAAGAAGACCAGTGGAAGATATTTGTAGATGGATCATCTTGTCAAACAGGGAGCGGGATCGGGATTGTGATATTATCACCTTGGGATGAGGAAACCAACATCTCAATAAGGTCGGATTTTCGAGATCTAATAATGAAGAAGAATATAAAGCACTCTTGCTCGGACTAA
- the LOC140886802 gene encoding 2S seed storage albumin protein-like yields MASWFLRTVTFLVLLATPMVTFAVDKGGEWSAGCGQRIEIQSLSSCRQYLIDSSRFVPENHHHEGSSSWREEFPRCCDELERINEQCRCEAIQKVCDEGETGELLGREMREMKLTAQSLPGLCRISPQYCGIDTF; encoded by the exons ATGGCGAGCTGGTTTCTACGTACGGTCACTTTTCTGGTTCTTCTAGCGACGCCGATGGTCACTTTCGCGGTGGATAAAGGAGGAGAGTGGTCTGCGGGGTGCGGGCAGAGAATTGAGATCCAGAGTCTGAGTTCATGCCGGCAGTACCTTATAGACAGCAGCCGATTTGTGCCGGAAAATCATCATCACGAGGGAAGCAGCAGCTGGAGGGAGGAGTTTCCACGGTGTTGTGATGAGCTTGAACGGATCAATGAGCAGTGTAGGTGCGAGGCTATCCAAAAGGTATGTGatg AAGGAGAGACGGGAGAATTGCTGGGAAGAGAGATGCGAGAGATGAAGCTGACGGCACAAAGTTTACCAGGCTTATGTCGCATTTCGCCACAATACTGCGGCATCGATACATTTTAA
- the LOC140886800 gene encoding photosystem I reaction center subunit N, chloroplastic: MAAMNSSVLACNYAVSGCELNTKVSKISPSVAIVKKLPMIRAQRVAANSDSKESGRRAALLGLSAALFSVAVSASSADAGVIDEYLERSKANKELNDKKRLATSGANFARAFTVQFGTCKFPQNFTGCQDLAKQKKVPFLTDDLELECQGKDKYKCGSNVFWKW; the protein is encoded by the exons ATGGCAGCCATGAATTCCAGTGTTTTGGCTTGCAACTATGCCGTATCAGGCTGTGAGCTGAACACCAAGGTGAGTAAAATATCGCCTTCTGTGGCAATTGTTAAGAAACTGCCTATGATCAGGGCTCAGAGGGTTGCAGCCAACTCCGACTCCAAGGAATCGGGCAGAAGAGCCGCCCTTCTTGGTCTCAGTGCCGCCCTTTTCTCCGTCGCTGTCTCCGCCTCATCTGCCGATGCTGGTGTCATTGATGAGTATTTGGAGAGGAGCAAGGCTAACAAG GAATTGAATGACAAGAAGAGGTTAGCCACCAGCGGCGCGAACTTCGCACGGGCATTCACTGTTCAATTTGGTACATGCAAGTTCCCTCAGAACTTCACTGGCTGCCAAGATCTTGCCAAACAAAAG AAAGTACCATTCCTGACTGATGATTTGGAGTTAGAGTGTCAAGGGAAAGACAAGTACAAGTGTGGATCAAACGTGTTTTGGAAATGGTGA